One genomic window of Vibrio mangrovi includes the following:
- the dinB gene encoding DNA polymerase IV yields the protein MDEGVNTVSSETIRKIIHIDMDCFFAAVEMRDFPEFRGIPLAVGGSQKQRGVISTCNYEARKFGVRSAMPTAQALKLCPHLRVVPGRMEVYRATSVRIREIMSRYTEMIEPLSLDEAYLDVTNSSSCHGSATLMAQSIRADIWNELQLTASAGVAPVKFLAKVASDMNKPNGQYVVTPEQMQEVIDNLPLERIPGVGKVALERLHQAGLFLGQDVRLANYRQLLHDFGRLGASLWKKCHGIDEREVVSKRERKSVGVERTLSQNIRTFEECWTLIERHLYPELQQRLDKLEESREIIKQGVKMKFADFQLTTIEHIQDQLDLDDFKILLQKILQRQGNREIRLLGLHVMLKPREAYQQLSFF from the coding sequence ATGGATGAGGGAGTAAATACGGTGTCGTCAGAAACGATCAGAAAAATTATCCATATTGATATGGATTGTTTTTTTGCTGCTGTTGAGATGCGTGATTTTCCTGAATTTCGGGGTATTCCATTAGCTGTAGGGGGAAGTCAGAAACAGCGTGGGGTGATTAGTACATGTAACTACGAAGCCCGTAAATTTGGGGTTCGCTCAGCAATGCCGACAGCTCAGGCACTCAAACTATGTCCACACCTGAGAGTTGTACCGGGAAGAATGGAAGTTTACCGGGCAACCTCAGTACGGATTCGGGAGATTATGTCCCGCTATACTGAAATGATTGAGCCACTGTCATTGGATGAAGCTTATCTGGATGTGACGAATTCTTCATCCTGCCATGGTTCTGCAACCTTGATGGCTCAATCGATTCGTGCGGATATCTGGAATGAATTACAACTGACTGCCTCTGCCGGAGTTGCTCCGGTTAAATTTCTGGCTAAAGTGGCCTCCGATATGAATAAACCTAATGGACAGTATGTTGTGACCCCTGAGCAGATGCAGGAGGTGATCGATAACTTGCCTCTGGAAAGAATTCCGGGTGTAGGTAAAGTTGCATTAGAGCGACTGCATCAGGCTGGTTTGTTTTTGGGGCAGGATGTCAGGCTGGCAAACTATCGGCAGTTGCTGCATGATTTTGGTCGTTTGGGCGCTTCTCTGTGGAAAAAGTGTCATGGTATTGATGAACGTGAAGTGGTTTCTAAACGGGAAAGGAAATCTGTAGGTGTGGAAAGAACACTGAGCCAGAATATCAGAACTTTTGAGGAATGCTGGACGCTGATTGAAAGGCATCTTTACCCTGAGTTGCAGCAGAGGCTGGATAAACTGGAAGAAAGCAGAGAAATTATCAAGCAGGGTGTGAAAATGAAATTCGCAGACTTTCAGTTGACGACTATTGAACATATTCAGGATCAGCTTGATTTAGACGATTTTAAAATTCTGTTACAAAAGATCTTACAACGGCAGGGAAACAGAGAGATCAGGCTGTTAGGGCTTCACGTCATGTTAAAGCCCAGAGAAGCTTATCAGCAACTGAGTTTCTTCTGA
- a CDS encoding DUF2884 family protein, protein MSLSVKQKYLTITCLFAGLLFSSGGYAGQCHFNIQNEVHLTRTKHIQQQELCDSFDQLIKAEQDLQEKIPELRNYQVFTI, encoded by the coding sequence ATGTCACTTAGTGTTAAGCAAAAGTATCTGACCATAACATGTCTGTTCGCCGGACTACTGTTCTCTTCCGGTGGCTACGCCGGACAATGCCATTTTAATATTCAGAATGAGGTTCATCTGACCAGGACGAAGCATATTCAGCAACAGGAATTATGTGATTCATTCGATCAATTGATAAAAGCAGAGCAGGACTTACAGGAAAAAATTCCTGAATTAAGAAACTATCAGGTGTTTACCATATAA
- a CDS encoding diguanylate cyclase domain-containing protein, producing the protein MRLKNLGLRWLVSSMSLCVVILFLIFYFAFKYAWTHEKQAREARYLQRMETERVETLLEMKGAEMTSALADYAAWNDMAAFIRSPDDTFKTDSMNLHALISVGLNGFFMYDPDFKLVWGLRYDYRTQSTIGFDDLDFHLRKILQETSEMQEETVQPILRFLVINGSPYLVASSRVCNSQGYQCHSGYMIFLQEIRQSFIQEIEKATGLILSVLVESSLEPLTYPTLEDNISYIEKHGYRDDMYVLIRIHHDVQLPSFLDWEEVSALVGFSVLMFMINLYVVNYLVSPIRSANQVLEKFKISGGKMPKANTFLSKEMRAFSQTINSIVDQLEKSRQELQWQSEHDPLTRIANRRRLEKDILRFIEECHYPHMLLFLADIDHFKQYNDHYGHMEGDFVLQKISRAFSQFPFDEEMSVARFGGEEFCIVLASDHELDGSRYAEQLVRLIESLNIPHACSPTQPILTISVGGIVIEHPDAEDYLQFFHEADSVLYQAKALGRARFVVQPFTKNSD; encoded by the coding sequence ATGAGATTAAAGAATCTGGGGTTGCGTTGGCTGGTATCTAGCATGTCCTTATGTGTGGTTATTCTTTTTCTTATTTTTTATTTTGCATTTAAGTATGCCTGGACACATGAGAAGCAAGCCAGAGAAGCCCGTTATCTACAGCGTATGGAGACTGAGCGTGTCGAAACTCTTCTGGAAATGAAGGGAGCAGAAATGACTTCGGCACTGGCAGATTATGCAGCCTGGAATGATATGGCAGCATTCATTCGCTCTCCGGATGATACATTTAAAACTGACAGCATGAATTTGCATGCCTTAATCTCGGTTGGTCTCAACGGTTTTTTTATGTATGACCCTGATTTTAAACTGGTTTGGGGGCTTCGGTATGACTACCGGACACAGAGTACTATCGGCTTTGATGATTTAGATTTCCATCTCCGGAAGATTTTGCAGGAAACTTCTGAAATGCAGGAGGAAACAGTTCAGCCGATACTTCGTTTTCTGGTGATTAACGGCAGCCCCTATCTGGTTGCATCTTCCCGGGTCTGCAACAGTCAAGGGTATCAGTGTCATTCTGGTTATATGATCTTTTTGCAAGAGATACGTCAGTCATTTATTCAGGAAATAGAAAAAGCAACCGGGTTGATCTTATCCGTGCTGGTTGAGTCTTCTTTGGAACCTCTGACATATCCCACATTAGAAGATAACATTTCTTATATTGAGAAACATGGTTATCGCGATGATATGTATGTGCTGATCCGTATTCATCATGATGTACAGTTGCCCAGTTTTCTTGACTGGGAAGAAGTCTCTGCCTTAGTCGGTTTTTCAGTACTGATGTTCATGATTAATTTATATGTGGTGAACTATCTGGTAAGCCCGATTCGATCAGCAAATCAGGTTCTGGAAAAATTTAAGATCTCTGGTGGAAAAATGCCGAAGGCCAATACTTTCCTTTCCAAGGAGATGAGAGCGTTTTCCCAGACAATCAATAGCATTGTTGACCAACTGGAGAAAAGTCGTCAGGAGTTACAGTGGCAGTCAGAACATGATCCATTAACCCGTATCGCCAATCGACGACGTTTAGAGAAAGATATTCTTCGTTTCATCGAGGAGTGTCATTATCCGCACATGTTACTTTTTTTGGCCGATATCGATCATTTCAAGCAATACAACGATCATTACGGGCATATGGAAGGGGACTTTGTTTTGCAAAAAATATCCCGGGCTTTTTCTCAATTCCCTTTTGATGAAGAAATGAGTGTTGCAAGATTTGGTGGGGAAGAGTTTTGTATTGTACTGGCAAGTGATCATGAGTTGGATGGAAGTCGGTATGCAGAGCAGTTGGTTCGGTTAATTGAATCATTGAATATTCCTCATGCCTGCTCCCCAACGCAGCCAATCCTGACGATCAGTGTTGGCGGAATAGTGATTGAACATCCTGATGCTGAAGACTATCTACAGTTCTTCCATGAGGCAGATAGTGTACTTTATCAGGCGAAAGCTCTAGGTCGTGCCCGCTTCGTCGTTCAGCCGTTTACAAAAAATAGTGATTAA
- a CDS encoding sodium-dependent transporter: MTQSSSRDFFASRLGFILSASGAAVGLGNIWGFPTQAASNGGGAFLLVYLILIAFVAFPMLVVEMAIGRHGQANPVDSMRSLSSQPGTQKIASGVGWLGLSVPCAVLAFYSIVGGWIICFFLAALSNLLGWSEISQWLEGFSVERNLLGTVIFYVLTILIVQGGVKQGIEKWSTRLMPALFVLFAVLFVYILMQDGAVEGLKQYLIPDFSKIWNKDLILAAMGQGFFSLTIGGCSMLVYGSYLSKKENLPKMALSVTLVDTGVAFIAGLVVMPAMFVAMKQGVEIYAADGSLLNSDTLVFRVLPMMFESLGVLGQIFAAVFFLLLTIAALTSSISMLECPVTLVSERWNTGRNSTTWGLGAVIAVFSVIVLYHFSELFGLVVMLATQYLQPFAALMFCILGGWVWRHHSKVAELQLGFPELPQHWFGRIWPTYVKYICPIFVVAVLWFSLFS, from the coding sequence ATGACACAATCTTCGTCGCGTGATTTTTTCGCTTCTCGTCTTGGATTTATCCTTTCTGCCTCAGGGGCAGCTGTTGGTTTAGGAAATATCTGGGGATTTCCTACCCAGGCTGCTAGTAATGGCGGTGGTGCATTTCTGTTGGTTTACCTGATTTTGATCGCATTTGTGGCATTTCCTATGCTGGTCGTTGAAATGGCGATCGGACGGCATGGTCAGGCTAATCCGGTAGACAGTATGCGTTCACTTTCATCTCAGCCGGGAACTCAGAAAATCGCTTCCGGAGTCGGATGGCTGGGTTTGAGTGTTCCCTGTGCGGTACTGGCTTTTTACAGTATTGTCGGTGGCTGGATTATCTGTTTCTTTCTGGCTGCATTGAGCAATTTGTTGGGCTGGAGCGAAATATCACAGTGGCTGGAGGGTTTTTCGGTTGAACGCAATCTTCTTGGGACTGTTATTTTTTATGTTTTAACAATCTTAATTGTTCAGGGCGGAGTGAAACAAGGGATTGAAAAATGGTCAACCCGGCTGATGCCAGCGTTGTTTGTTCTGTTTGCTGTGTTATTTGTCTATATTCTGATGCAGGACGGTGCAGTTGAAGGGCTGAAACAGTATTTGATTCCTGATTTTTCTAAAATATGGAATAAAGACCTGATTCTTGCGGCTATGGGGCAAGGGTTCTTCTCATTGACGATCGGTGGATGTTCCATGCTGGTTTATGGTTCCTATCTGAGTAAGAAGGAAAACCTGCCGAAAATGGCTCTGAGTGTGACTCTGGTTGATACGGGGGTTGCATTTATTGCCGGTCTTGTCGTGATGCCAGCTATGTTTGTAGCGATGAAGCAGGGCGTTGAAATATATGCTGCAGATGGCAGTTTACTGAATTCGGATACGTTGGTTTTTCGGGTATTACCGATGATGTTTGAGAGTCTTGGAGTGCTTGGGCAGATATTTGCGGCGGTTTTCTTCCTGTTATTGACGATTGCTGCATTGACCTCGTCTATTTCAATGCTTGAATGTCCTGTGACACTGGTCAGCGAACGCTGGAATACTGGCAGAAATTCGACGACCTGGGGATTAGGAGCTGTGATTGCCGTATTCAGCGTCATTGTTCTTTATCATTTCTCTGAACTGTTTGGTCTGGTTGTCATGCTGGCGACACAGTATCTTCAGCCTTTTGCTGCATTAATGTTCTGTATATTAGGCGGCTGGGTCTGGCGTCATCATTCGAAAGTTGCAGAGCTTCAGCTCGGCTTTCCCGAGCTTCCTCAGCACTGGTTCGGACGTATATGGCCGACATATGTTAAATACATATGCCCGATCTTTGTGGTTGCTGTGCTGTGGTTTTCTCTGTTTTCCTGA
- the rimK gene encoding 30S ribosomal protein S6--L-glutamate ligase, with product MKIGILSRNSSLYSTQRLIEACQIRGHEYKVIDALRCYMNINSEKPEIHFKGEELSGFDAIIPRIGASVTFYGTAVLRQFEMMGVYPVNESVAISRSRDKLRSMQLLSRKGIGMPITGFASKPDDIKDLLKMVGGAPVVIKLLEGTQGIGVVLAENRKAAESVIEAFMGLKANIMVQEYIQEAGGADIRCFVIGDKVIASMKRQGAEGEFRSNLHRGGTAALVKISPLERKTAIDAAKVMGLNVAGVDLLRSSRGPLVMEVNSSPGLEGIEKATGKDIAGMIIEFVEKNAHSRKTKTRGRG from the coding sequence ATGAAAATAGGGATTCTTTCCAGAAACAGTTCTCTCTATTCAACTCAGCGGCTCATTGAAGCATGCCAGATCCGGGGACATGAGTACAAAGTGATCGATGCCTTGCGTTGTTACATGAACATTAACTCCGAAAAGCCGGAGATTCACTTTAAAGGAGAAGAACTATCAGGATTTGATGCCATCATTCCAAGAATTGGAGCATCGGTGACTTTCTATGGCACTGCCGTCTTGCGTCAATTTGAAATGATGGGGGTTTATCCGGTAAACGAATCTGTTGCTATCAGCCGTTCCAGAGACAAACTCCGCTCCATGCAGTTACTGTCCAGAAAAGGAATCGGCATGCCAATTACCGGCTTTGCCAGTAAACCGGATGATATAAAAGACTTGCTGAAAATGGTTGGCGGAGCACCGGTAGTTATTAAGCTTCTTGAAGGAACTCAGGGGATTGGGGTTGTTCTGGCAGAAAACCGTAAAGCAGCAGAAAGTGTTATTGAAGCCTTCATGGGACTCAAAGCCAATATCATGGTTCAGGAATATATCCAGGAAGCCGGTGGTGCGGATATCCGTTGTTTTGTTATCGGTGATAAAGTCATAGCATCGATGAAGCGTCAGGGAGCTGAAGGGGAATTCCGTTCTAATTTACATCGGGGTGGAACCGCGGCTCTGGTTAAGATTTCACCACTGGAGAGAAAAACAGCCATTGATGCTGCAAAGGTCATGGGTTTGAATGTTGCCGGTGTTGATTTACTCCGTTCCTCCAGAGGACCGTTGGTGATGGAAGTAAATTCATCTCCCGGCCTGGAAGGGATTGAAAAAGCAACCGGGAAAGACATTGCAGGAATGATCATTGAATTTGTTGAGAAAAATGCACATTCCAGAAAAACTAAAACTAGAGGAAGAGGTTAA
- a CDS encoding ATP-dependent zinc protease family protein gives MKEKIIVGWRETLSLPALGIKSINAKIDTGAKTSCLHAFKIKAFTKDGLQWVRFWLHPRQKDDSEVIICEAPVIDRRIVRNSGGYEEKRYVIRTDLQLGTEQWSIDITLTNRENMAFRMLLGRTAMRPRIIVDPDASFLLSAGGDNI, from the coding sequence ATGAAAGAAAAAATAATTGTTGGCTGGAGAGAAACTCTCAGTCTTCCGGCTTTGGGTATTAAATCCATCAATGCCAAAATCGATACTGGTGCAAAAACATCCTGTCTGCACGCATTTAAGATAAAAGCCTTCACTAAAGATGGCTTACAGTGGGTTCGCTTCTGGCTTCATCCCCGGCAGAAAGATGATTCTGAGGTCATTATTTGCGAAGCACCTGTCATTGACAGACGCATAGTCAGAAACTCTGGTGGTTATGAAGAAAAACGCTATGTTATCCGTACAGATCTTCAGTTAGGGACAGAGCAGTGGTCAATCGACATTACGTTGACGAATCGTGAAAATATGGCATTCCGAATGCTATTGGGCAGAACAGCAATGCGTCCCAGAATTATTGTCGATCCTGATGCTTCATTTTTACTTTCTGCCGGCGGTGACAACATATGA
- a CDS encoding aminoacyl-histidine dipeptidase — MSEFQSEISNLSPHLVWSFFDKICSIPHPSYHEEALARYIIDWAQSQQLDVRRDPTGNIFIKKPATPGMESRKGVVLQAHLDMVPQKNEETEHDFANDPIRPYIDGEWVTAQGTTLGADNGIGMATCLAVLASDNIQHGPLEVLLTINEEAGMTGAFGLEAGYLEGEILLNTDSEQEGEVYVGCAGGINGLLAFDIQRSEVPENHVVRKLQLKGLKGGHSGCDIHLGRGNANKLLARFLAQNAESLALHLIDFQGGTLRNAIPREGSVTLSLPKENTSQLSEAFQHFTDTICRELEQTEGNIVTELHDITLDHEKHQIFDQSTQQRFIATLNACPNGVIRMSDDFPGVVETSLNLGVVETEDSRVSILSLIRSLIDSGRQQVESSLTSIAELANAKVDFYDAYPGWKPDTNSVIMAIFREQYEKIYGYKPNIMVIHAGLECGLFKQPYPDMDMVSFGPTIKFPHSPDEKVQISTVQQFWEQMIVMLKHIPEKN; from the coding sequence GTGTCTGAATTCCAATCTGAAATTAGCAATCTTTCACCACATCTCGTTTGGAGCTTTTTCGATAAAATATGTTCTATCCCACACCCTTCATATCATGAAGAGGCGCTAGCCCGGTACATTATCGATTGGGCTCAGTCTCAACAACTTGATGTCCGGCGGGATCCAACTGGAAATATCTTCATCAAAAAACCGGCAACGCCGGGAATGGAGAGCAGAAAGGGCGTTGTACTACAGGCTCATCTTGATATGGTCCCACAGAAAAATGAAGAGACGGAGCACGACTTTGCGAATGATCCAATTCGTCCTTACATTGACGGAGAGTGGGTCACAGCTCAGGGAACAACCCTTGGTGCAGACAATGGCATCGGCATGGCAACCTGTCTTGCTGTTCTGGCGTCTGACAATATCCAGCATGGTCCATTAGAAGTTCTGCTGACCATTAATGAAGAAGCCGGAATGACCGGAGCATTTGGCCTGGAAGCCGGTTACCTTGAGGGAGAAATCCTGCTCAATACGGATTCTGAGCAGGAAGGAGAAGTCTATGTCGGATGCGCAGGGGGAATCAACGGTCTGCTGGCTTTTGACATCCAACGGAGTGAAGTACCGGAAAACCATGTTGTCCGGAAACTACAACTGAAAGGCCTGAAAGGCGGGCATTCAGGCTGTGACATCCATCTGGGCAGAGGAAATGCAAACAAGCTGCTAGCCCGGTTCCTGGCACAAAATGCTGAATCACTCGCACTTCATCTGATTGATTTTCAGGGAGGAACACTCCGAAACGCAATCCCCCGGGAAGGTTCGGTCACTTTATCTCTTCCGAAAGAGAATACCTCTCAACTTTCTGAAGCCTTTCAACACTTCACGGATACGATTTGCCGGGAACTCGAGCAAACCGAGGGCAACATTGTAACTGAACTCCATGACATCACGCTGGATCATGAAAAACATCAAATCTTTGATCAATCGACACAGCAGCGTTTTATCGCAACTCTCAATGCTTGTCCCAATGGCGTGATCCGCATGAGTGATGATTTCCCCGGGGTTGTTGAAACATCACTGAATTTGGGCGTTGTAGAAACAGAAGACTCGAGAGTCTCGATCCTGAGCCTGATTCGTTCTCTGATTGATTCTGGCCGTCAGCAGGTTGAAAGCAGCCTGACCTCTATCGCAGAACTGGCAAATGCCAAAGTCGATTTCTATGATGCTTATCCGGGCTGGAAGCCAGACACTAATTCGGTCATTATGGCGATATTCAGAGAGCAGTATGAAAAGATCTACGGATATAAACCAAACATTATGGTCATTCACGCCGGACTCGAATGCGGATTATTCAAGCAACCCTATCCGGATATGGATATGGTATCGTTCGGACCGACAATCAAATTCCCTCATTCTCCGGACGAAAAAGTACAAATCAGTACAGTGCAACAGTTCTGGGAACAGATGATCGTTATGCTGAAACATATTCCTGAGAAAAACTAA